A stretch of Paracoccus sp. MA DNA encodes these proteins:
- a CDS encoding M10 family metallopeptidase: MTPAFWNPAATGLAGPSLRGGEPQRALRVEGSDAPASTATGYAMSVGDTFNGVLGAGDRDWVRVQLQPGSYVITLDSRGAAGVHDPYLRVMNGNGALIAQNDDGNGLNSRLVLNVAAPATYYLEAGSYAGAYSGAYSLGVAAVAPLRNFTMAEIAQQLTDGYWQASGGARRAFEPGPGGVLNVDLSGLTPAGRQLASMALSAWEQATGLTFNRNPGPNAAIHITFDDNQPGAWSSSIISGGRIISSEVNVGLDWLSSYGPGYNTYSYQTYIHEIGHALGLGHAGNYNGGATYGVDNHYLNDSWQASVMSYFDQRQNSSVNASYAYAVSAMMADILAMQRLYGVSGIRTGNNTYGETTNAGPSYATIAGLLRNASTRDDITFAIFDQGGVDMLDLATDTHNQRISLAPGTVSNAYGLVGNISIAPGTLIENVQAGRGNDVVIGNWTNNLLRGGPGNDTLRGNDGNDTLNGQGGADLLEGGRGNDTYVVDAADRIVEATDAGIDTVRSHASIQLGANLENLVLISDAAQNGTGNGLANRITGNAHANRLSGLQGFDTLLGLGGNDTLVGGNGNDWLDGGAGADLLEGGPGNDTYVTDGLDRIVEAAGAGIDVVRSTASLQLGANLENLVLISGAAQNGGGNALANRITGNAHANRLSGFQGNDTLLGLGGNDTLDGGNGHDWLEGGAGADLLIGGYGNDTLLGGAGADHFAFHGGRDVVRDFQDNIDTLRIDDALWGGGTRSVAQVLQYARAVDGNTVFDFGNGNVLTLNGFANIAALQDDLIIV, from the coding sequence ATGACGCCTGCCTTCTGGAACCCCGCCGCAACCGGCCTTGCAGGCCCGTCGCTGCGCGGCGGAGAGCCGCAGCGCGCCCTTCGGGTCGAAGGCAGCGATGCCCCGGCCTCGACCGCCACCGGCTATGCGATGAGCGTGGGCGACACGTTCAACGGCGTGCTGGGCGCGGGCGACCGGGACTGGGTGCGGGTGCAGCTGCAGCCGGGCAGCTATGTCATCACCCTGGATTCGCGAGGCGCGGCCGGGGTTCACGACCCCTATCTGCGGGTGATGAACGGCAACGGTGCGCTGATCGCCCAGAACGACGACGGCAACGGGCTGAACTCGCGGCTGGTGCTGAACGTGGCCGCCCCGGCCACCTATTACCTCGAGGCGGGCAGCTATGCCGGCGCCTATAGCGGCGCCTACAGCCTGGGGGTCGCCGCGGTCGCGCCGCTGCGCAACTTCACCATGGCCGAGATCGCCCAGCAGCTGACCGACGGCTATTGGCAGGCCAGCGGCGGTGCACGCCGGGCGTTCGAGCCGGGCCCGGGCGGGGTCCTGAACGTCGACCTGTCCGGCCTGACCCCGGCGGGGCGGCAGCTGGCCAGCATGGCGCTGTCGGCATGGGAGCAGGCGACCGGCCTGACCTTCAACCGCAACCCCGGCCCGAACGCCGCCATCCACATCACCTTCGACGACAACCAGCCGGGGGCCTGGTCCTCGTCGATCATCAGCGGCGGCAGGATCATCAGCTCGGAGGTGAATGTGGGGCTGGACTGGCTGAGCAGCTACGGCCCCGGCTACAACACCTATAGCTACCAGACCTATATCCACGAGATCGGCCACGCCCTGGGACTGGGCCATGCCGGCAATTACAACGGCGGTGCCACCTATGGCGTGGACAACCACTATCTGAACGACAGCTGGCAGGCCTCGGTCATGTCCTATTTCGACCAGCGCCAGAACAGCTCGGTGAATGCCAGCTATGCCTATGCCGTCTCGGCGATGATGGCCGACATCCTGGCGATGCAGCGGCTTTACGGCGTCTCGGGCATCCGCACCGGCAACAACACCTATGGCGAAACCACCAATGCCGGTCCCAGCTATGCCACCATCGCGGGCCTGCTGCGCAATGCCAGCACGCGCGACGACATCACCTTCGCCATCTTCGACCAGGGCGGCGTGGACATGCTGGACCTGGCCACCGATACGCATAATCAGCGCATCTCGCTGGCACCGGGAACGGTCTCGAACGCCTATGGGCTGGTCGGCAACATCTCGATCGCGCCGGGCACGCTGATCGAGAACGTGCAGGCCGGGCGCGGCAACGACGTGGTGATCGGCAACTGGACCAACAACCTGCTGCGCGGCGGGCCGGGCAATGACACGCTGCGCGGCAATGACGGAAACGACACGCTGAACGGCCAGGGCGGCGCCGATCTGCTGGAAGGCGGCCGAGGCAACGACACCTATGTCGTGGATGCGGCCGACCGCATCGTCGAGGCGACGGATGCCGGCATCGACACGGTGCGGTCGCATGCGAGCATCCAGCTGGGCGCCAATCTGGAAAACCTGGTGCTGATTTCGGACGCGGCGCAGAACGGCACCGGCAACGGGCTGGCGAACCGGATCACCGGCAATGCCCATGCCAACCGGCTGAGCGGGCTGCAGGGGTTCGACACGCTGCTGGGGCTGGGCGGCAACGACACGCTGGTGGGCGGCAACGGCAATGACTGGCTGGACGGCGGCGCCGGGGCCGACCTGCTGGAGGGCGGGCCGGGCAACGACACCTATGTCACCGACGGCCTGGACCGGATCGTCGAGGCGGCGGGGGCGGGCATCGACGTGGTGCGCTCGACCGCGAGCCTGCAGCTGGGCGCCAATCTGGAAAACCTGGTGCTGATTTCGGGCGCGGCGCAGAACGGCGGCGGCAATGCGCTGGCGAACCGGATCACCGGCAATGCCCATGCCAACCGGCTGAGCGGCTTTCAGGGCAACGACACGCTGCTGGGCCTGGGCGGCAATGACACGCTGGACGGCGGCAACGGCCATGACTGGCTGGAAGGCGGCGCCGGGGCCGACCTGCTGATCGGCGGCTATGGCAACGACACGCTGCTGGGCGGTGCGGGGGCCGATCACTTCGCCTTTCACGGCGGGCGGGACGTGGTGCGCGATTTTCAGGACAATATCGACACGCTGCGCATCGACGACGCGCTTTGGGGCGGCGGGACGCGCAGCGTGGCGCAGGTGCTGCAATATGCCCGGGCCGTGGACGGCAATACCGTCTTCGACTTCGGCAATGGCAATGTGCTGACGCTGAACGGCTTCGCCAATATCGCCGCGCTGCAGGACGACCTGATCATCGTCTGA
- a CDS encoding STAS domain-containing protein, with the protein MQLTLLPQPDGLTIRVDERRLDAAIATAFKDRVRSMISVGGPQVTLDLGGVEFMDSSGLGAVIAIFKAMPAGRQLTLTGLTPSVERVFRLTRMDTVLTIRKASDMPAAREERPER; encoded by the coding sequence ATGCAACTGACATTGCTGCCCCAGCCGGACGGGCTGACGATCCGCGTCGATGAACGCCGCCTCGACGCCGCCATTGCCACCGCATTCAAGGACCGCGTGCGCAGCATGATCTCGGTCGGCGGGCCGCAGGTGACGCTGGATCTGGGCGGGGTCGAATTCATGGACAGCTCCGGCCTGGGCGCGGTCATCGCGATCTTCAAGGCCATGCCCGCGGGACGGCAGCTGACGCTGACCGGGCTGACGCCCAGCGTCGAGCGGGTGTTTCGCCTGACCAGGATGGACACGGTGCTGACCATCCGCAAGGCTTCCGACATGCCCGCCGCCCGAGAGGAGAGACCCGAAAGATGA
- a CDS encoding ATP-binding protein yields MSALPDRAEKRLRQPPPGRRPMFHRIFRADPATVRAALLFLRERFDGTAGEEVIAKLELALAEVLNNICEHGTRNEAMRLGGRPHAPLIHLCVARHVGGIACAVTDDGRPLPPSCLDPRGLPYSGPGPRDAEAVVMLPEGGFGWFLIQELTASLSYFREGRRNFLAFIVPVTEPLLPGKPNPAPATPEA; encoded by the coding sequence ATGAGCGCCTTGCCGGACCGGGCCGAAAAGCGGCTGCGCCAGCCCCCGCCGGGGCGGCGGCCCATGTTCCACCGCATCTTCCGCGCCGATCCCGCCACCGTGCGCGCCGCGCTGCTGTTCCTGCGCGAGCGGTTCGACGGCACCGCCGGGGAGGAGGTGATCGCCAAGCTCGAACTCGCGCTGGCCGAGGTGCTGAACAACATCTGCGAACACGGCACCCGCAACGAGGCGATGCGCCTTGGCGGCCGACCCCATGCGCCGCTGATCCATCTTTGCGTGGCGCGCCATGTCGGCGGGATCGCCTGCGCGGTGACCGATGACGGCCGGCCGCTGCCGCCCTCTTGCCTCGATCCGCGCGGCCTGCCCTATAGCGGCCCCGGGCCCCGCGACGCCGAGGCCGTCGTGATGCTGCCCGAAGGCGGGTTCGGCTGGTTCCTGATCCAGGAACTGACCGCCTCGCTCAGCTATTTCCGCGAGGGGCGGCGGAACTTCCTGGCCTTCATCGTCCCGGTGACCGAGCCGCTGCTGCCCGGCAAGCCGAATCCGGCCCCGGCGACGCCTGAGGCCTGA
- the hspQ gene encoding heat shock protein HspQ, translating into MRIPSKTAKYNLGQVVRHREHPFRGVVFDVDPEFANTEEWYESIPEESRPARNQPFYHLYAETEATFYVAYVSEQNLVPDHSGEPLEHPEVMEMFGEFQDGHYPLQIGLN; encoded by the coding sequence ATGCGGATTCCGTCCAAGACCGCGAAATACAATCTGGGCCAGGTGGTCCGCCATCGCGAACATCCGTTCCGCGGTGTGGTCTTCGACGTGGACCCGGAATTCGCCAATACCGAGGAATGGTACGAATCCATCCCCGAGGAATCGCGCCCGGCCCGCAACCAGCCCTTCTATCACCTCTATGCCGAAACCGAGGCGACCTTTTACGTCGCCTATGTCTCGGAACAGAACCTGGTGCCGGACCATTCGGGCGAGCCGCTGGAACATCCCGAGGTGATGGAGATGTTCGGCGAATTCCAGGACGGCCATTATCCCCTGCAGATCGGGCTGAACTGA
- a CDS encoding Na/Pi cotransporter family protein, with protein sequence MQSLSVMFQLAGAVALLLFGLALVRDGMVRAFGVRLKMVLGRGTRTGPRAFVSGLVATLGLQSSTATALMTASFVDRGMIRPRMAQIALLGANLGTALTAWIVASGIEALVPVLLLVGYVLRRQDRRGWSGGGVALIGIALMLLSLALLGQATEPLRDSAAMAAFLAMLGNAWPVALAFAAGLAVLCSSSLAVVMLVLSLGMDPALTVVLVLGANLGGAIPPVLATAGQGIAARRVALGNLIVRGVGCLLVLPLAGRAAQLLTAVPLPETGLAVEAHLAFNLLLAAAIWPFSGLVTRLTAAILREEEQPPPIEAQLLDGTALDTPAVALARASRAALAIGDVVERMLQQARTAFARGDDAPLAEVEVLEQRVDRMQQEVKSFLSRLGREAGEAERRQAITILDYVINLEHVGDIIDKGLGPEIRKKAALSLRFSEEGYRELDGLFLMTIENLRIAQTVFMTRDRELARQLMEEKVEIRRLERLSSQRHLMRLREGRPDSQQTSSLHLDILRDLKRVNAHIVSVAHPILDEADLLIESRLKTG encoded by the coding sequence GTGCAGTCCTTGTCCGTCATGTTCCAGCTGGCCGGTGCCGTGGCGCTGCTGCTCTTCGGGCTGGCGCTGGTGCGCGACGGGATGGTGCGCGCCTTCGGGGTCAGGCTCAAGATGGTGCTGGGGCGCGGCACGCGCACCGGGCCGCGGGCCTTCGTTTCGGGTCTGGTGGCGACGCTGGGGCTGCAAAGCTCGACCGCGACGGCGCTGATGACCGCCTCTTTCGTGGATCGCGGCATGATCCGGCCCCGCATGGCGCAGATCGCGCTGCTGGGCGCCAATCTGGGCACGGCCCTGACCGCCTGGATCGTCGCCTCGGGGATCGAGGCGCTGGTGCCGGTGCTGTTGCTGGTCGGCTATGTGCTGCGCCGGCAGGACCGCCGCGGCTGGTCGGGGGGCGGGGTGGCGCTGATCGGCATTGCGCTGATGCTGCTGTCGCTGGCCCTGCTGGGCCAGGCGACCGAGCCGCTGCGGGATTCCGCGGCCATGGCGGCCTTCCTGGCCATGCTGGGCAATGCCTGGCCGGTGGCGCTGGCCTTCGCGGCCGGGCTGGCGGTGCTGTGCTCGTCCTCGCTGGCGGTGGTGATGCTGGTGCTGTCGCTGGGCATGGACCCGGCGCTGACCGTGGTGCTGGTGCTGGGCGCCAATCTGGGCGGGGCGATTCCGCCGGTCCTGGCCACCGCCGGGCAGGGGATCGCCGCCCGCCGCGTCGCCTTGGGCAACCTGATCGTGCGCGGCGTCGGCTGCCTGCTGGTGCTGCCGCTGGCCGGGCGGGCGGCGCAGCTGCTGACCGCCGTGCCGCTGCCCGAGACCGGGCTGGCGGTCGAGGCTCATCTGGCCTTCAACCTGTTGCTGGCGGCGGCGATCTGGCCCTTTTCGGGCCTGGTCACCCGTTTGACCGCCGCGATCCTGCGCGAGGAGGAGCAGCCCCCGCCGATCGAGGCGCAGCTGCTGGACGGCACGGCACTGGACACGCCCGCTGTCGCCTTGGCCCGCGCCAGCCGCGCCGCGCTGGCCATCGGCGACGTGGTCGAGCGGATGCTGCAGCAGGCCCGCACCGCCTTCGCCCGCGGCGATGACGCGCCGCTGGCCGAGGTCGAGGTGCTGGAGCAGCGCGTGGACCGCATGCAGCAGGAGGTCAAGAGCTTCCTCTCCCGCCTCGGTCGCGAGGCCGGCGAGGCCGAGCGGCGCCAGGCCATCACCATCCTGGATTATGTCATCAACCTGGAACATGTTGGCGACATCATCGACAAGGGCCTCGGCCCCGAGATCCGCAAGAAGGCGGCGCTGTCGCTGCGCTTTTCGGAAGAGGGCTATCGCGAACTCGACGGGCTGTTCCTGATGACCATCGAGAACCTGCGCATCGCCCAGACCGTCTTCATGACCCGCGACCGCGAACTGGCGCGCCAGCTGATGGAGGAGAAGGTCGAGATCCGGCGCCTGGAACGCCTGTCCTCGCAGCGCCATCTGATGCGGCTGCGCGAGGGGCGGCCCGACAGCCAGCAGACCTCTTCGCTGCATCTGGACATCCTGCGCGACCTGAAGCGGGTGAACGCGCATATCGTCTCGGTCGCGCATCCGATCCTGGACGAGGCCGACCTGCTGATCGAAAGCCGGCTGAAGACCGGCTAG
- a CDS encoding metallophosphoesterase, with protein MRTYAIGDIHGHLDLLTAAHELIARDDAARGGGGTLVHVGDLLDRGPDSRGVVDYLMRGQAEGRPWIVLKGNHDRFLPRLVLQPDWIDPGLASGRHWLDHGSLGAAETLASYGVEIRDHARTRAEVLRAVPEAHLRWLDALPLWHLAPQALFVHAGIRPGVDLARQTEHDLVWIRKGFLDDAGDHGVLVVHGHSPVERVTHFGNRLAIDTGAAYGGPLSVVVLDETGPHLLTEAGRAPILPPEPRRPPADVAGAQGPRREMPQIPAIH; from the coding sequence ATGCGGACCTATGCCATCGGCGACATTCACGGCCATCTGGACCTGCTCACGGCGGCGCATGAGCTGATCGCGCGCGACGATGCGGCGCGGGGCGGCGGCGGCACGCTGGTCCATGTCGGCGATCTGCTGGACCGCGGCCCGGATTCGCGCGGCGTGGTCGATTACCTGATGCGCGGCCAGGCCGAGGGCCGGCCCTGGATCGTGCTGAAGGGCAATCACGACCGTTTCCTGCCGCGGCTCGTGTTGCAGCCGGACTGGATCGATCCCGGTCTGGCCTCGGGGCGGCACTGGCTGGACCATGGCTCGCTGGGCGCGGCCGAGACGCTGGCCTCTTACGGCGTCGAGATCCGCGACCATGCCCGCACCCGCGCCGAAGTGCTGCGCGCGGTGCCCGAGGCGCATCTGCGCTGGCTGGACGCGCTGCCGCTGTGGCATCTGGCGCCGCAGGCGCTGTTCGTGCATGCCGGCATCCGGCCCGGGGTCGATCTGGCCCGGCAGACCGAGCATGACCTGGTCTGGATCCGCAAGGGCTTTCTGGACGATGCCGGCGATCACGGGGTGCTGGTGGTGCATGGCCACAGCCCGGTCGAGCGGGTGACGCATTTCGGCAACCGCCTGGCCATCGATACCGGCGCCGCATATGGCGGGCCGCTGAGCGTCGTCGTCCTGGACGAGACCGGGCCGCATCTGCTGACCGAGGCCGGGCGCGCGCCGATCCTGCCCCCGGAGCCGCGCCGGCCGCCTGCCGATGTGGCAGGGGCGCAAGGGCCTCGGCGGGAAATGCCTCAAATCCCCGCCATCCATTGA
- the serA gene encoding phosphoglycerate dehydrogenase has translation MPKVLVSDKLSETAVQIFRDRGVEVDYLPDVGKDKEKLAEIIGQYDGLAIRSATKVTAKLLEAATNLKVIGRAGIGVDNVDIPAASKKGVIVMNTPFGNSVTTAEHAIALMFAVARQLPEASVSTHEGKWEKNRFMGVEVFNKVLGVIGAGNIGSIVIDRALGLKMKVLAYDPFLSEDRAKELGVKKVELDELLAKADFITLHVPLTEKTRNILSRENLAKTRKGVRIVNAARGGLIDEEALAELLKSGHVAGAALDVFATEPATESPLFGLPNVVVTPHLGASTTEAQENVALQVAEQMSDYLLTGAVQNALNMPSVTAEEAAVMGPWLKLAGHLGAFIGQMTDEPIQAINVLYDGVASEMNLKALNAAVIAGVMQATNPDVNMVSAPVMAAERGVQVATTTQGKSGVFDGYIKATVVTDTRERSIAGTVFSDGKPRFIQIRGINVDAEIGAHMLYTRNRDVPGVIGALGMTLGDLGVNIANFTLGRTKTGDDAIAILYLDEPLKPEALEALRATGKFLQVRPLQFEV, from the coding sequence ATGCCCAAGGTTCTTGTTTCGGACAAGCTTTCGGAAACCGCCGTCCAGATCTTTCGCGACCGCGGCGTCGAGGTGGATTATTTGCCGGATGTCGGCAAGGACAAGGAAAAGCTCGCGGAGATCATCGGCCAGTATGACGGGCTGGCCATCCGCTCGGCCACCAAGGTGACGGCGAAGCTGCTGGAGGCCGCGACCAATCTGAAGGTGATCGGCCGCGCCGGGATCGGGGTGGACAATGTCGACATTCCGGCCGCCTCGAAGAAGGGCGTCATCGTGATGAACACGCCTTTCGGCAACTCGGTGACGACCGCCGAACATGCCATCGCGCTGATGTTCGCCGTGGCGCGGCAATTGCCCGAGGCCAGCGTCTCGACCCATGAGGGCAAGTGGGAGAAGAACCGCTTCATGGGCGTCGAGGTCTTCAACAAGGTGCTGGGCGTCATCGGGGCGGGGAATATCGGTTCCATCGTCATCGACCGGGCGCTGGGGCTGAAGATGAAGGTGCTGGCCTATGACCCCTTCCTGTCCGAGGATCGGGCCAAGGAGCTGGGGGTGAAGAAGGTCGAGCTGGACGAGTTGCTGGCCAAGGCCGATTTCATCACCCTGCATGTGCCGCTGACCGAGAAGACCCGCAACATCCTGTCGCGCGAGAACCTGGCCAAGACCAGGAAGGGCGTGCGCATCGTCAATGCGGCGCGCGGCGGGCTGATCGACGAGGAGGCCTTGGCCGAGCTGCTGAAATCGGGCCATGTCGCCGGGGCGGCGCTGGACGTCTTCGCCACCGAGCCGGCGACCGAAAGCCCGCTGTTCGGCCTGCCGAATGTGGTGGTGACGCCGCATCTGGGCGCCTCGACCACCGAGGCGCAGGAGAACGTGGCCCTGCAGGTCGCCGAGCAGATGTCGGACTATCTGCTGACCGGCGCGGTGCAGAACGCGCTGAACATGCCCTCGGTCACGGCCGAGGAAGCGGCGGTGATGGGGCCCTGGCTGAAGCTGGCCGGGCATCTGGGCGCCTTCATCGGCCAGATGACCGACGAGCCGATCCAGGCGATCAACGTGCTTTACGACGGCGTCGCCTCCGAGATGAACCTCAAGGCGCTGAACGCCGCGGTGATCGCGGGCGTGATGCAGGCAACCAACCCGGACGTGAACATGGTCTCGGCCCCGGTCATGGCCGCCGAGCGGGGCGTGCAGGTGGCGACCACGACGCAGGGCAAGTCGGGGGTCTTCGACGGCTATATCAAGGCCACCGTGGTCACCGACACGCGCGAGCGGTCCATCGCGGGCACGGTGTTCAGCGACGGCAAGCCGCGCTTCATCCAGATCCGCGGCATCAATGTCGATGCCGAGATCGGCGCGCATATGCTCTATACCCGCAACAGGGACGTGCCGGGCGTCATCGGCGCGCTGGGCATGACCTTGGGCGATCTGGGCGTGAACATCGCCAATTTCACCCTGGGCCGCACCAAGACCGGCGACGATGCCATCGCCATCCTCTATCTTGACGAGCCGCTGAAGCCCGAGGCGCTGGAGGCCCTGCGCGCCACCGGCAAGTTCCTGCAGGTGCGGCCGCTGCAATTCGAGGTTTGA
- a CDS encoding phosphoserine transaminase, whose protein sequence is MGKTAPAARPANPRFSSGPCAKIPNFSLDMLADAPLGRSHRAAVGKAKLAEAIDLTREVLGVPADYRIGIVPASDTGAVEMALWSLLGARKVEMLAWESFGEGWVTDVVKQLKLDATVRKADYGKIVDFAQVDFDNDVVFTWNGTTSGVRVPNGDAIPADRAGLTICDATSAAFAMDLPFDKLDVVTFSWQKVLGGEGAHGVLILSPRAVERLEGYTPAWPLPKIFRMTKGGKLIEGIFKGETINTPSMLCVEDYLVALKWAQSIGGRKALVARAEANAKAVRDFIATRDWIADLAEDPATASTTSVCLKFTDARIKDGAAFAKAVAKRLEKEGVALDAGAYRDAPPGLRIWCGSTVETADVAALMPWIEYAFEAEIEAQAEVA, encoded by the coding sequence ATGGGCAAGACTGCTCCGGCCGCGCGGCCGGCCAATCCGCGCTTTTCCTCGGGCCCCTGCGCCAAGATCCCCAATTTCTCGCTGGACATGCTTGCCGACGCGCCGCTGGGCCGTTCGCATCGCGCCGCCGTGGGCAAGGCCAAGCTGGCCGAGGCCATCGACCTGACCCGCGAGGTGCTGGGCGTGCCGGCGGATTACCGCATCGGCATCGTTCCCGCCTCGGATACCGGTGCCGTCGAGATGGCGCTGTGGTCGCTTCTGGGCGCGCGCAAGGTCGAGATGCTGGCCTGGGAGAGCTTCGGCGAGGGCTGGGTCACCGACGTGGTGAAGCAGCTGAAGCTGGACGCCACGGTCCGCAAGGCCGATTACGGCAAGATCGTGGATTTCGCCCAGGTCGATTTCGACAATGACGTGGTCTTCACCTGGAACGGCACCACCTCGGGCGTGCGGGTTCCGAACGGCGACGCCATTCCGGCCGACCGTGCCGGGCTGACCATCTGCGACGCCACCTCGGCCGCCTTCGCGATGGATCTGCCCTTCGACAAGCTGGATGTGGTGACGTTCAGCTGGCAGAAGGTGCTGGGCGGCGAGGGTGCGCATGGCGTGCTGATCCTGTCGCCGCGCGCCGTCGAGCGGCTGGAGGGTTACACTCCCGCCTGGCCGCTGCCGAAGATCTTCCGCATGACCAAGGGCGGCAAGCTGATCGAGGGCATCTTCAAGGGCGAGACCATCAACACGCCCTCGATGCTTTGCGTCGAGGATTACCTGGTGGCGCTGAAATGGGCGCAATCCATCGGCGGCCGCAAGGCGCTGGTCGCCCGGGCCGAGGCCAATGCCAAGGCGGTGCGCGACTTCATCGCCACCCGCGACTGGATCGCCGACCTGGCCGAGGATCCGGCAACAGCCTCGACCACCTCGGTCTGCCTGAAATTCACCGATGCGCGCATCAAGGACGGCGCCGCCTTCGCCAAGGCCGTCGCCAAGCGGCTGGAGAAGGAAGGCGTGGCGCTGGATGCCGGCGCCTATCGCGATGCGCCCCCCGGCCTGCGGATCTGGTGCGGCTCGACCGTCGAGACCGCCGATGTCGCGGCGCTGATGCCCTGGATCGAATATGCCTTCGAGGCCGAGATCGAGGCGCAGGCGGAAGTCGCCTGA
- the serB gene encoding phosphoserine phosphatase SerB: MFTVTILAAPGRADLSAALVEELRGAWNGGRPLWLAPGIAAEFPLAAEPQDFWQVWDRLQAEGFDLAIQPTAGRRKAVLLADMDSTMIQQECIDELADVAGVGERVAAITARAMNGELNFHEALLARVGLLAGLPETAIGQVLDSRITLAPGGRQLVATMRAQGAYAALVSGGFTDFTGPVAAALGFDEHRANTLLAEEGVLTGHVALPILGREAKVEALTDIAARRGLSPADVLAVGDGANDLGMLQLAGMGVALHAKPVVAAQVSLRINHGDLTALLYLQGYAAEEFAE; encoded by the coding sequence ATGTTCACCGTCACCATCCTCGCCGCGCCCGGCCGCGCGGACCTGTCCGCCGCGCTGGTCGAGGAACTCCGCGGCGCCTGGAACGGTGGCCGACCGCTCTGGCTGGCCCCGGGCATCGCCGCCGAATTTCCCCTCGCCGCCGAGCCGCAGGATTTCTGGCAGGTCTGGGACAGGCTGCAGGCCGAGGGGTTCGACCTCGCGATCCAGCCGACCGCGGGCCGGCGCAAGGCGGTGCTGCTCGCCGACATGGATTCGACCATGATCCAGCAGGAATGCATCGACGAGCTCGCGGATGTCGCCGGCGTGGGCGAGCGCGTCGCCGCCATCACCGCCCGCGCCATGAACGGAGAGCTGAACTTCCACGAGGCGCTGCTGGCCCGCGTCGGCCTGCTGGCCGGCCTGCCCGAAACCGCGATCGGACAGGTGCTGGACAGCCGCATCACGCTGGCCCCCGGCGGCCGGCAGCTGGTCGCCACGATGCGGGCGCAGGGCGCCTATGCGGCGCTGGTCTCGGGCGGCTTCACCGATTTCACCGGCCCGGTCGCCGCGGCGCTCGGCTTCGACGAGCACCGCGCCAACACGCTGCTGGCCGAGGAGGGCGTGCTGACCGGCCATGTCGCCCTGCCGATCCTGGGCCGCGAGGCCAAGGTCGAGGCGCTGACCGACATCGCCGCCAGGCGCGGCCTCTCGCCCGCCGACGTGCTGGCGGTGGGCGACGGCGCCAACGACCTGGGCATGCTGCAGCTGGCCGGCATGGGCGTCGCGCTGCATGCGAAACCCGTGGTCGCGGCGCAGGTCAGCCTGCGAATCAACCACGGCGACCTGACCGCCCTGCTCTATCTGCAAGGCTACGCGGCCGAGGAATTCGCAGAATAG
- a CDS encoding phosphatidylcholine/phosphatidylserine synthase — protein MTPRLKALAVHLLTATGAVLSMLALLAAARAEWSQMFFWLVVALIVDGIDGPLARRYHVKTNWPTYDGVLMDLIIDYLTYVFIPAYALFMSGLLPGWTGWIAIIAITYGSVIYFADTRMKTRDNSFAGFPACWNMVVLVLFAIKPDFWLTLAIVVTLAITMFTNVKFIHPMRTERWRSVSLPVTVAWVGFSVWAVLVDFHPESFARWGLLLSSLWLIFAGLAQQLTERRG, from the coding sequence ATGACTCCGCGCCTCAAAGCCCTTGCCGTGCATCTGCTGACCGCGACCGGAGCGGTGCTGTCCATGCTTGCCCTGCTGGCCGCCGCCCGGGCGGAATGGTCGCAGATGTTCTTCTGGCTGGTCGTCGCCCTGATCGTGGACGGCATCGACGGGCCGCTGGCGCGGCGCTATCACGTCAAGACCAACTGGCCGACCTATGACGGCGTGTTGATGGACCTGATCATCGACTACCTGACCTATGTCTTCATTCCCGCCTATGCGCTGTTCATGTCGGGGCTGCTGCCGGGCTGGACCGGCTGGATCGCCATCATCGCCATCACCTATGGCAGCGTGATCTATTTCGCCGACACCCGCATGAAGACCCGCGACAATTCCTTTGCCGGCTTCCCCGCCTGCTGGAACATGGTGGTGCTGGTGCTGTTCGCGATCAAGCCGGATTTCTGGCTGACGCTCGCCATCGTGGTGACGCTGGCGATCACCATGTTCACCAATGTGAAATTCATCCACCCGATGCGGACCGAACGCTGGCGGTCGGTCTCGCTGCCGGTGACCGTGGCCTGGGTCGGCTTTTCGGTCTGGGCGGTGCTGGTCGATTTCCATCCCGAAAGCTTTGCCCGCTGGGGACTTCTGCTCAGCTCGCTCTGGCTGATCTTCGCGGGCCTCGCCCAGCAACTGACCGAGAGACGGGGTTGA